One Acidimicrobiia bacterium genomic region harbors:
- a CDS encoding MmcQ/YjbR family DNA-binding protein: protein MARTDPPASLDAVRALALTLPRSYEAVVRGRVKFRVGRIVYLAFSHDETLMGFAFPKEEREALVASEPAKFLMPSASDLRYQWCVVRLAAIDAVEMREIVLDAWRMVVPKKVAAAHRTD from the coding sequence GTGGCCCGTACCGACCCGCCGGCTTCGCTCGATGCAGTCCGCGCCCTCGCGCTGACGCTGCCCCGCTCGTACGAGGCAGTCGTGCGCGGTCGCGTGAAGTTCCGCGTCGGCCGCATCGTCTACCTCGCGTTCTCGCACGACGAGACGCTCATGGGCTTCGCGTTCCCGAAGGAGGAGCGAGAGGCGCTCGTCGCGTCGGAGCCCGCCAAGTTCCTCATGCCGAGCGCGTCCGATCTCCGGTATCAGTGGTGCGTCGTCCGGCTCGCGGCGATCGACGCGGTCGAGATGCGCGAGATCGTGCTCGACGCGTGGCGCATGGTCGTACCCAAGAAGGTCGCGGCCGCGCATCGGACCGACTAA
- a CDS encoding PHB depolymerase family esterase, with translation MKRIALVVVIVVIVVTALAACSSGSKPATKATSSAPSTAAPTTTLPRATRPLASRAGASVYRITVGGRTRDYRLHVPPAARRGSPLPLVLNLHGATQNATIQELQTGMDASSDRDGYLVAYPDGTRIAKQLTPDPVAGDAQYGFDAGACCGDPSTNHLDDVDFLLSVISDVAAHTPVDLRRVYVTGMSNGGMMAYAMAAQASTRIAAIASVAGQLELPTIHPQRPVPTLEFHSVDDPIARFEGASGATPPDRYSVMDGIHAWVRADHCDATPRVGTPIVGTGASAGLGATLVTYSGCRGGSEVALWKLRGSGHVWPGAPFNTGPRNTWLLDGVGRGTTLLDANEVMWRFFERFALPATP, from the coding sequence GTGAAGCGAATCGCGCTCGTCGTCGTCATCGTCGTCATCGTCGTCACCGCGCTCGCGGCGTGCTCGAGCGGATCGAAGCCCGCGACGAAGGCGACGTCGTCGGCTCCGTCGACCGCCGCACCCACCACCACGCTGCCGCGCGCCACCCGCCCGCTCGCGTCGCGCGCCGGTGCGTCCGTCTACCGGATCACGGTCGGGGGCCGGACGCGCGACTACCGGCTCCACGTCCCGCCCGCGGCGCGCCGGGGATCGCCGCTCCCGCTCGTGCTGAACCTGCACGGCGCGACGCAGAACGCGACGATCCAGGAGCTGCAGACCGGCATGGACGCGTCGTCGGATCGCGACGGGTATCTCGTCGCCTATCCCGACGGCACCCGCATCGCGAAGCAGCTCACGCCGGATCCGGTCGCCGGCGACGCGCAGTACGGGTTCGACGCGGGCGCGTGCTGCGGCGATCCGAGCACGAACCACCTCGACGACGTCGACTTCCTGCTCAGTGTGATCTCCGATGTCGCCGCGCACACACCCGTCGACCTGCGACGCGTGTACGTCACCGGCATGTCGAACGGCGGGATGATGGCGTACGCGATGGCCGCGCAGGCGTCGACGCGGATCGCGGCGATCGCGTCGGTCGCGGGACAGCTCGAGCTCCCGACCATCCATCCGCAGCGCCCGGTCCCCACGCTCGAGTTCCACAGCGTCGACGACCCGATCGCACGGTTCGAGGGAGCATCGGGCGCAACGCCGCCCGACCGCTACTCGGTGATGGACGGGATCCACGCGTGGGTGCGCGCCGACCACTGCGACGCGACCCCGCGCGTCGGGACGCCCATCGTCGGCACCGGCGCGTCGGCCGGCCTCGGCGCGACGCTCGTGACCTATTCGGGTTGCCGCGGCGGCAGCGAGGTCGCGCTCTGGAAGCTGCGCGGCTCGGGACACGTGTGGCCGGGCGCACCCTTCAACACCGGACCGCGGAACACCTGGCTGCTCGACGGCGTCGGTCGCGGCACGACGCTGCTCGACGCGAACGAAGTGATGTGGCGCTTCTTCGAACGCTTCGCGCTCCCGGCGACACCGTGA